One genomic window of Candidatus Lernaella stagnicola includes the following:
- a CDS encoding 1-acyl-sn-glycerol-3-phosphate acyltransferase: MSDQHPPASTEIAVGSRAAWHNESFWQRWGRRAITIPGYLVGTVVIWLIAPVVIPIVAIVDLIRRDKWSALRAYAFLLMYFGAEFAGILALFAAWLFSGVWAGVNRRQFLDWNYTIQRWWAKWLWQVGRRIYRLNLIVDNFEVATPGPILVFFRHAAMPDTILPAELFLVQQRMRLRYVMKRDLLWDACLDIGGNRLPNYFVRRDSQNTTRETDILHAMTADVAPDEGVMIYPEGTRFSHRKRDGILRRLRERGNEAALKRAESLKHVLPPRLGGALAILEGNPGMDAVFCTHVGFEIANRLYNLINGALVGRTIHINMWRVPFKDIPTETAARIEWLFEQWRRVDRWISEHIEKI, translated from the coding sequence ATGAGTGACCAACACCCGCCGGCTTCCACGGAGATTGCCGTCGGCTCACGCGCCGCATGGCACAATGAATCGTTTTGGCAGCGGTGGGGCCGCCGGGCGATCACTATCCCCGGTTACCTCGTCGGCACGGTGGTCATTTGGCTTATCGCGCCGGTGGTGATTCCGATCGTCGCCATCGTCGACCTCATTCGTCGCGACAAGTGGTCGGCCCTGCGCGCGTACGCCTTTCTACTCATGTATTTCGGCGCCGAGTTCGCCGGCATCCTTGCCCTATTCGCCGCGTGGTTGTTTTCCGGCGTGTGGGCCGGGGTGAATCGCCGCCAATTCCTCGACTGGAATTACACGATACAACGATGGTGGGCGAAGTGGCTGTGGCAAGTCGGTCGGCGCATTTATCGGCTGAACCTGATCGTGGACAACTTCGAAGTTGCAACGCCTGGTCCGATACTCGTTTTCTTTCGCCACGCGGCGATGCCGGACACGATTTTGCCGGCCGAGTTGTTCCTGGTGCAGCAACGCATGCGCCTGCGGTATGTGATGAAACGCGACCTTTTGTGGGATGCCTGCCTGGATATCGGCGGCAATCGACTGCCGAATTATTTCGTGCGGCGCGACTCCCAGAACACCACGCGCGAGACCGATATCCTCCACGCCATGACCGCCGATGTCGCTCCGGACGAAGGCGTGATGATCTACCCGGAGGGAACGCGTTTTTCCCACCGGAAACGAGACGGTATCCTGCGCCGGCTTCGAGAACGCGGCAACGAAGCGGCGCTAAAGCGTGCCGAGTCCCTGAAACACGTGCTGCCTCCCCGGCTCGGCGGTGCGCTGGCGATTCTGGAAGGCAACCCCGGAATGGACGCGGTTTTCTGCACGCACGTCGGTTTCGAAATCGCCAACCGTTTATACAACCTGATCAACGGCGCGCTGGTCGGCCGCACAATTCACATCAATATGTGGCGCGTGCCATTCAAAGATATTCCCACCGAGACTGCGGCGCGCATCGAGTGGTTGTTCGAACAGTGGCGGCGGGTCGACCGCTGGATCAGCGAGCATATCGAGAAGATTTAA
- a CDS encoding Vms1/Ankzf1 family peptidyl-tRNA hydrolase, which yields MNPMPADLRELAELVAPTRSVLTVYLSPEGQRRDLEKRLAAYRELLAGERPESQDLAANVARLASFLDERAAGTAVLFVAAASLDYFRGWTLPRLRVPMVCHVDSTPLISPLAETFDEFENYAVVVADNRVARIFLVAGGRHVDESRVRGDIKNHVRKGGWSQQRYERRRDKQIGRYADEVVEHLRALAQAQEFSRLVLVGGKEAVAEIDAALPHELAGMVVGEKALDLRQNETVMEREIFDLVTAAERSDEADLWRRIKGEYLRGGLAVAGGRDVLDVLRQGRAAALIVNRDSQQQVSRCGDCGATFLPIGEGCPACNSSEAFDVPLIEAVTELAVQTGAEVEYADPIPALAKLGEVAALLRW from the coding sequence GATCTAAGAGAACTCGCCGAACTCGTCGCGCCGACGCGTTCGGTGCTGACGGTGTACCTGAGCCCCGAGGGGCAGCGACGCGACCTGGAAAAGCGTCTGGCTGCCTACCGCGAACTACTGGCCGGCGAACGGCCTGAAAGCCAAGACCTAGCGGCGAACGTTGCGCGACTCGCTTCGTTCCTGGATGAACGCGCCGCCGGCACCGCGGTGCTGTTCGTGGCCGCCGCGTCCCTCGACTACTTTCGCGGCTGGACGCTTCCCCGGTTGCGGGTCCCCATGGTATGCCACGTCGATTCCACGCCGCTTATTTCCCCGCTGGCCGAGACCTTCGATGAATTCGAAAATTACGCCGTGGTCGTTGCCGATAACCGCGTCGCGCGAATTTTCCTCGTCGCCGGCGGACGTCACGTCGATGAAAGCCGCGTGCGGGGCGACATCAAAAACCACGTGCGCAAGGGCGGGTGGTCGCAGCAGCGGTACGAACGCCGCCGCGACAAGCAGATCGGCCGGTATGCCGACGAGGTCGTCGAGCATTTGCGCGCGTTGGCGCAGGCGCAGGAGTTTTCCCGTCTCGTGCTGGTGGGCGGCAAGGAAGCGGTCGCGGAAATCGACGCCGCTTTGCCCCATGAACTCGCCGGCATGGTCGTAGGCGAAAAGGCGCTTGATTTGCGCCAAAACGAAACCGTCATGGAACGCGAAATATTCGATTTGGTCACCGCCGCCGAACGAAGCGATGAAGCGGACCTATGGCGCCGCATCAAGGGCGAATACCTGCGCGGCGGTTTGGCCGTCGCGGGCGGGCGCGATGTCCTGGACGTCTTGCGCCAAGGGCGGGCGGCGGCGTTGATCGTGAATCGGGATTCTCAGCAACAAGTCAGCCGTTGCGGAGATTGCGGTGCGACTTTCTTGCCGATCGGCGAGGGGTGTCCAGCCTGCAATTCGAGCGAGGCCTTCGATGTGCCGCTGATCGAGGCCGTCACCGAACTGGCCGTGCAAACCGGCGCCGAAGTGGAATACGCCGATCCCATTCCCGCCTTGGCGAAGCTCGGCGAAGTCGCTGCCTTGCTCCGGTGGTGA
- a CDS encoding NAD(P)/FAD-dependent oxidoreductase produces MKTETSDVLVIGAGPIGTYAAWRMAQAGLHVRCLERRTAQQPPSDIGLFHFERVAFDRTEVPLPKKKDLVCTYPGITVHTPDPDKHVWVDGIETWALDLNVFIRDLRRLAKQAGAVFRFGREARRLLVENGRVVGVAVQHGERSEEYRAAIVVDASGLHRFARRKMPAMNYPGCDKAFTVFMQYWRDAETKPGDGIHSYLGTNSWTARYPDNWIVGMGNNVPLTTLEAAHYEWTTRLFPGSTQVERSVAGTIPYSFPPPTLVDDGLIVIGDAAATNKPFNGEGIASGMNLAKIAAEEAPAALRAGADRRALWEINRRYFTDQGAKFAFLLAMGLSLIKLTDRELITAYDAGMFGADDLRQTFYNYEVKKPITDWALPLARLSRQMWTARKYAAAFLRATLVARHFENFPKLQSYAGWDKRFRKLVAPFT; encoded by the coding sequence ATGAAGACCGAAACCAGTGACGTACTCGTGATAGGAGCCGGCCCGATTGGTACATACGCCGCTTGGCGCATGGCGCAAGCCGGGCTGCATGTTCGGTGTTTGGAGCGACGCACGGCCCAACAGCCGCCCTCCGACATCGGCTTATTCCATTTTGAACGCGTGGCCTTTGATCGCACGGAGGTGCCGCTTCCCAAGAAGAAAGACCTCGTCTGCACCTACCCCGGCATCACGGTGCACACGCCGGACCCCGACAAACACGTTTGGGTAGACGGCATCGAGACATGGGCGTTGGACCTGAACGTGTTTATCCGCGACTTGCGACGCTTGGCAAAGCAAGCCGGCGCTGTCTTTCGCTTCGGCCGGGAAGCGCGGCGACTGTTGGTGGAGAACGGTCGAGTCGTCGGGGTCGCGGTGCAGCACGGCGAGCGAAGCGAAGAGTATCGAGCGGCCATCGTCGTGGACGCCAGCGGATTGCATCGTTTCGCGCGCCGGAAGATGCCGGCGATGAACTATCCGGGTTGTGACAAAGCGTTTACCGTGTTCATGCAGTACTGGCGCGATGCCGAGACAAAGCCCGGCGACGGCATTCATTCCTACCTCGGAACCAATTCCTGGACAGCACGTTACCCGGATAACTGGATCGTCGGCATGGGCAATAACGTGCCTTTGACAACCCTTGAGGCCGCGCATTACGAGTGGACGACGCGCCTTTTCCCGGGTTCGACGCAAGTGGAGCGCAGCGTGGCCGGCACCATTCCTTATTCCTTCCCGCCGCCCACCTTGGTTGACGACGGCCTCATCGTGATCGGCGACGCGGCCGCGACAAACAAGCCCTTCAACGGCGAAGGCATCGCTTCGGGTATGAACCTGGCGAAGATCGCCGCCGAAGAAGCTCCCGCGGCGTTGCGGGCCGGGGCGGACCGTCGCGCGCTGTGGGAGATCAATCGCCGGTACTTCACCGACCAGGGCGCGAAATTCGCTTTTTTGCTGGCGATGGGCCTGTCGTTAATCAAACTGACCGACCGGGAGTTGATTACCGCGTACGACGCGGGTATGTTCGGTGCCGACGATTTGCGTCAGACCTTCTACAATTATGAGGTGAAGAAGCCGATCACCGATTGGGCTCTCCCCCTGGCTCGATTGTCGCGGCAGATGTGGACAGCGCGTAAGTATGCCGCGGCGTTTTTGCGCGCGACCCTTGTGGCGCGGCATTTTGAAAACTTTCCGAAGTTGCAGTCCTATGCCGGGTGGGATAAGCGTTTTCGCAAGCTCGTCGCACCCTTCACCTAA
- a CDS encoding sodium:proton antiporter: MEEETLLIGLGSILVLGITARWLAWRLHLPSILLLLLVGFLAGPVTGFLHPDELLGELLFPVVSLAVAVILFEGGMSLKIKSLREDGFTIARLVTIGALITWGLGTLAARYLLNFEWGMATLLGAILIVTGPTVVIPLLLYIRPVGRIGSIAKWEGIVNDPIGAIIAVLVYEALIIGAEKASAWFVVLGLTKAFLFGGLLGAAGAVLIVILMKRHWLPDLLQEPVVLMTAIGVFIGANVVQAESGLLAVTVMGIVLANQSQVSVKHIIEFKERLRVLLISGLFVLLAARLQFAHMKLLGWGSVAFLVFLVLINRPAMVFLSTIGSRLNWREKIFLSWMAPRGIVAAAVASLFALELADRGYARADELMAQVFFVIVATVILYGVTAAPLARRLRLAQAMPQGVLFVSAHDWVREIAKAIRNENIQVVLVDTNQSNVLAAMREGLDAYHENIVSLQAIDNVPLHGVGRLFALTRNDEANALAALRFTELFGRSEVYQITPHTDFDGSPTTDSPKHLRGRLLFHRAATYENIGRRFAHGARVKTIQLTEDFDYQAFLNTYGEHAMPLAIITMDRKLLPFTAVTPPTPQPGQKVLALIDPV, encoded by the coding sequence GTGGAAGAAGAGACATTACTAATCGGCCTGGGTAGCATTTTGGTGCTCGGGATTACCGCCCGCTGGCTGGCGTGGCGTCTGCACCTGCCGTCGATTCTGCTTTTGTTGCTGGTGGGCTTTCTTGCCGGCCCGGTCACCGGCTTCCTACACCCCGACGAACTGCTGGGTGAATTGCTGTTCCCCGTCGTTTCGCTGGCGGTCGCCGTCATTCTCTTCGAAGGCGGCATGAGCCTGAAGATCAAGTCGCTGCGGGAGGACGGCTTCACCATTGCGCGACTCGTGACGATCGGCGCCCTGATTACTTGGGGTCTCGGCACGTTGGCGGCGCGGTACCTTTTGAATTTTGAATGGGGTATGGCGACTTTGTTGGGCGCGATTTTAATCGTGACCGGTCCGACGGTCGTGATTCCGCTCTTGTTATACATACGCCCGGTCGGCCGCATCGGTTCCATCGCCAAATGGGAAGGGATCGTCAACGATCCCATCGGCGCGATCATCGCCGTGCTGGTTTATGAAGCGCTGATTATTGGCGCGGAGAAAGCCTCGGCTTGGTTCGTGGTGTTGGGTTTGACCAAAGCGTTCCTGTTCGGCGGCTTGCTGGGCGCAGCGGGCGCGGTGCTGATCGTCATATTGATGAAGCGGCATTGGTTGCCCGATTTGTTGCAGGAGCCGGTCGTGCTTATGACGGCCATCGGCGTGTTCATCGGCGCGAACGTCGTACAGGCCGAATCGGGTCTGCTGGCTGTCACGGTGATGGGTATTGTGCTGGCCAACCAGTCGCAAGTTTCGGTCAAACACATCATCGAATTCAAGGAACGACTGCGGGTTCTGTTGATTTCCGGCCTTTTCGTGCTGTTGGCGGCGCGGCTCCAATTCGCGCACATGAAGCTGCTGGGGTGGGGCAGCGTCGCGTTTCTGGTTTTCTTGGTGTTAATCAATCGTCCGGCGATGGTGTTCCTGTCGACCATCGGTTCGCGATTGAACTGGCGCGAAAAAATATTTCTTTCATGGATGGCGCCGCGCGGGATTGTTGCCGCTGCAGTGGCCTCGTTGTTCGCGCTGGAACTGGCTGACCGCGGCTATGCGCGGGCCGACGAATTAATGGCCCAAGTGTTCTTCGTGATCGTCGCGACGGTCATTTTGTACGGCGTTACCGCAGCGCCGCTGGCCCGACGGCTACGCCTCGCCCAGGCCATGCCGCAAGGCGTGCTGTTTGTTTCGGCTCACGATTGGGTGCGCGAAATCGCCAAAGCGATCCGCAATGAAAACATCCAAGTCGTGTTGGTGGATACCAACCAGAGCAATGTTCTGGCCGCAATGCGCGAGGGGCTCGACGCCTACCACGAAAACATCGTTTCCCTGCAGGCTATCGACAATGTGCCTCTGCACGGCGTCGGACGGCTGTTTGCGCTGACCCGCAACGACGAAGCCAACGCGCTGGCTGCGCTGCGTTTCACGGAGCTATTCGGCCGATCTGAGGTCTATCAAATCACGCCGCATACCGACTTCGACGGCAGTCCCACTACCGATTCCCCGAAACACCTTCGTGGCCGGTTGCTGTTTCATCGCGCGGCGACGTACGAGAACATCGGGCGACGCTTTGCGCACGGCGCCCGCGTCAAGACCATCCAACTGACCGAAGACTTCGACTACCAGGCCTTCCTTAACACCTATGGCGAGCATGCAATGCCCTTGGCGATCATCACGATGGATCGGAAATTGCTGCCCTTCACCGCCGTGACGCCGCCGACGCCGCAGCCGGGACAAAAGGTGCTGGCGTTAATCGATCCGGTCTAG
- a CDS encoding DUF371 domain-containing protein — protein sequence MTDEVQKAYGEATIVVMPENPDDLTVRALAVLRAAQMVAAADFERAARLLRHHDIKQIVTRPVLKAVLRRLAAGDNVALLLAGPDDPTGGLVASVDDAGYRVTVLPAVSPLAGMLPAAGYGTSRVNVLGRLPSGAKRRAATLASCAADLRPLAISVAAERIADLVEASRETFGDRLAFFADATGAITRAKLADLPASLPPNLSGEGLLIVAGRDPEDERIDDLTAIGARARELMRDGLTTPEVAKRLVAETCLTRRQAYELARASTTEADFAELSFSFRGHAAIRATHDKTIEFKRENDCGPRETCVVGVSADWDPAALKKARGRVTVEIAVEELSWKTDATINKRFATRDRLVIRKSRHGSDVTLAVAAAAGAAELPRELAARLRDPQCTGVVTIRPAS from the coding sequence ATGACTGACGAGGTCCAAAAGGCATACGGCGAAGCGACGATTGTCGTGATGCCCGAAAACCCCGACGACCTGACGGTGCGGGCGCTGGCCGTATTGCGCGCTGCGCAGATGGTCGCTGCCGCCGATTTCGAACGCGCCGCCCGGTTGCTGCGCCACCACGACATCAAGCAAATCGTGACGCGCCCGGTGCTAAAAGCGGTTTTACGCCGCCTCGCCGCCGGTGATAACGTCGCGCTGCTGTTGGCCGGTCCGGACGACCCCACAGGAGGCCTCGTCGCCTCGGTCGACGACGCCGGATACCGCGTCACCGTGCTGCCGGCCGTTTCACCCCTGGCCGGCATGCTTCCCGCCGCCGGTTACGGCACGAGCCGGGTCAACGTATTGGGCCGGTTGCCCAGCGGGGCCAAACGCCGGGCCGCCACGCTCGCGTCGTGCGCCGCCGATTTGCGTCCCTTGGCGATTTCCGTAGCCGCCGAGCGGATCGCGGACCTTGTTGAAGCGTCGCGCGAGACTTTCGGTGATCGCTTGGCATTTTTCGCCGACGCAACCGGCGCCATCACCCGCGCCAAATTGGCCGACTTGCCGGCTTCCCTCCCGCCGAATCTGAGCGGGGAGGGGCTGTTGATCGTGGCGGGACGCGACCCCGAAGACGAACGAATCGACGACTTGACGGCCATCGGCGCGCGGGCGCGGGAACTGATGCGGGACGGGCTCACCACGCCGGAGGTGGCGAAGCGCTTGGTCGCCGAGACGTGTCTGACGCGCCGGCAAGCCTACGAATTGGCGAGAGCTTCGACGACCGAAGCCGATTTCGCCGAACTCAGTTTTTCTTTTCGCGGCCACGCGGCCATTCGCGCCACGCATGACAAGACCATCGAATTCAAGCGCGAGAACGATTGCGGCCCGCGTGAAACCTGCGTCGTGGGCGTGAGCGCGGATTGGGATCCGGCGGCGCTCAAGAAGGCGCGCGGGCGTGTCACCGTGGAAATCGCGGTGGAAGAGCTAAGTTGGAAAACTGACGCCACGATCAACAAACGTTTCGCGACGCGGGATCGATTGGTGATTCGCAAGAGCCGACACGGAAGCGATGTTACGCTCGCCGTGGCGGCCGCGGCGGGGGCGGCTGAGCTTCCCCGTGAGTTGGCCGCGAGGCTTCGCGATCCACAGTGCACGGGCGTCGTTACGATACGCCCGGCGTCGTGA
- a CDS encoding C45 family autoproteolytic acyltransferase/hydrolase — MQRSAAIVVCFVLLAAGFAAAEPDPPINGYLHEVDGTEVLHVWGSHYEMGYAYGHIKGDEIIELMHGYILHLLPPMLYDIVHEIVPLLFVMPQPYAEEVTGMIDGMHDAGADTFIPSLGRQFDAADLLLCNAVGDIGAMGCSTQVAWGDATAAEPLAGGETVAVRNLDWTTAGPNPFLLPERTLVVVYSPTDPPGQSVASVTFPGYFACLSCMNESGVTALVNIAHNGVPLWENNFTPWFVPVGIALREAMHADTGDATELDELIAHVSRRRRSGAVAINLAFPFDGENDPGLVLEVDNGGATPRWASDEPRLPPDVVISTNHLRKLREAEKCRRYETMIDGIDRLDGQMTLADMWAIEAAVVQDYFLSTTVQTMYFLPHRREMGVSFSADGVYSPFIEPSVLTWDDLSELPAGVDIDDDDEEPDAVEDEDDDADAGCGAPN; from the coding sequence ATGCAACGAAGTGCCGCAATCGTCGTTTGTTTTGTCCTGCTCGCCGCGGGCTTTGCGGCGGCCGAACCCGACCCGCCGATCAACGGTTACTTGCACGAGGTGGACGGCACCGAGGTCCTCCACGTGTGGGGAAGCCACTACGAAATGGGGTACGCCTACGGGCACATCAAGGGCGATGAAATCATCGAGTTAATGCACGGCTACATTCTGCACCTGCTGCCGCCGATGCTATATGACATCGTCCATGAAATCGTGCCGCTGCTGTTCGTCATGCCGCAACCTTATGCCGAAGAAGTGACCGGCATGATCGATGGCATGCACGACGCCGGGGCCGACACCTTCATCCCCTCGTTGGGCAGGCAATTCGATGCCGCGGACCTGCTTTTGTGCAACGCCGTGGGCGATATCGGCGCGATGGGCTGCAGTACTCAGGTGGCTTGGGGAGACGCGACCGCCGCCGAGCCGCTGGCCGGGGGAGAAACCGTCGCGGTGCGCAACCTCGATTGGACAACCGCCGGTCCCAATCCTTTTCTGCTTCCCGAACGCACGTTGGTGGTCGTCTATTCGCCGACCGACCCGCCGGGTCAAAGCGTGGCCAGCGTTACGTTTCCAGGTTATTTCGCGTGTCTCTCCTGCATGAATGAAAGCGGCGTGACGGCCTTGGTCAATATCGCGCACAACGGCGTGCCGCTGTGGGAAAACAATTTCACGCCATGGTTCGTGCCGGTCGGCATCGCGTTGCGTGAAGCCATGCACGCCGACACCGGCGACGCCACAGAGTTGGACGAGTTGATCGCCCACGTGTCGCGTCGCCGACGCAGCGGCGCCGTGGCGATCAACCTGGCGTTTCCCTTCGATGGCGAAAACGATCCCGGTCTCGTGCTGGAAGTCGACAACGGTGGGGCGACGCCGCGTTGGGCGAGTGACGAACCGCGCCTGCCGCCCGACGTAGTGATCTCGACCAACCATTTGCGCAAACTGCGTGAAGCGGAAAAATGCCGACGCTACGAAACGATGATCGACGGCATCGATCGTCTCGACGGGCAAATGACGTTGGCGGACATGTGGGCGATCGAGGCGGCGGTCGTTCAGGACTACTTCCTGTCCACGACGGTCCAAACGATGTATTTCCTGCCCCATCGCCGCGAGATGGGAGTATCTTTCTCCGCCGACGGAGTGTATTCGCCGTTCATCGAGCCATCTGTGTTGACGTGGGATGATTTGTCGGAATTGCCGGCGGGAGTCGACATCGACGATGATGACGAGGAACCCGACGCGGTTGAGGATGAAGACGACGATGCCGATGCGGGATGCGGCGCCCCGAATTGA
- a CDS encoding DMT family transporter: MSAPSIEKPHLVPVALVAAVAAISFAAIFFRLASPTHPAIAAGVRLAVAAVLLLPWTVRAALRGKLRGPLLTHAVVAGLFYGLHFGAWVTSLTMTSIAASVTLVTTTPLLLAVAGVITGRDKPTGRLWLLLALAFAGLLILGGGDLRVGWTALAGDGLALAGAVAMAGYMLTSRRLGKRLDLWAFSGVATAVGAVTLLGGAALCGVPLSVPSWSAFGYLVLAALLPQLVGHTIITWSLRYTKPMVVALAVLGEPVGATILGVLWLGEAVAPWVAVGCVITLAAVGAAIVSHRIEPVA; encoded by the coding sequence ATGAGCGCGCCTTCGATCGAAAAACCGCACCTCGTGCCCGTCGCCCTTGTCGCGGCGGTGGCGGCGATTTCCTTTGCGGCGATTTTCTTCCGCCTCGCCTCGCCGACCCATCCGGCGATTGCCGCGGGCGTTCGCTTGGCGGTGGCGGCGGTTCTCTTGCTGCCCTGGACCGTCCGCGCCGCGCTACGCGGCAAGCTACGGGGACCGCTTTTGACCCATGCAGTCGTGGCCGGTCTTTTTTACGGCCTGCATTTCGGGGCATGGGTGACTTCGCTGACGATGACCTCCATTGCCGCGTCGGTGACCTTGGTGACAACCACGCCGCTGCTGCTGGCCGTGGCGGGCGTCATCACCGGCCGGGACAAACCGACCGGCCGCTTGTGGCTGTTGCTTGCCTTGGCTTTCGCAGGGTTGCTGATCCTCGGCGGCGGCGACCTGCGTGTCGGTTGGACGGCGCTGGCGGGCGACGGCCTGGCCTTGGCGGGCGCGGTGGCGATGGCCGGGTACATGCTGACCAGCCGCCGGCTCGGTAAACGGTTGGATTTGTGGGCATTTTCCGGCGTGGCGACCGCCGTGGGAGCGGTAACCCTGCTGGGTGGTGCGGCCCTGTGCGGCGTACCGCTTAGCGTGCCCTCGTGGTCGGCCTTTGGGTACTTGGTCTTGGCGGCGCTGCTGCCGCAACTGGTGGGGCATACGATTATCACGTGGAGCCTGCGTTACACCAAGCCGATGGTCGTGGCGTTGGCGGTGCTCGGGGAGCCGGTGGGCGCGACGATCCTGGGCGTCCTGTGGCTCGGTGAAGCGGTCGCGCCGTGGGTGGCAGTCGGATGCGTGATAACCTTGGCGGCCGTCGGCGCGGCAATTGTCAGCCACCGGATTGAACCGGTCGCGTAA
- a CDS encoding MATE family efflux transporter, with protein MEPNTATQTPVKDNGVVTPHSGSVREVLLMSGPLVVAFLSFSLMSIVDTLIIGRVGTLQQGAVGLGGMLAWMLGTIFTGTMTVINTLVAQDHGAGRYANLRRHVHVGLLFIGPFVALIWLVVPYMPQLIELFGTDPAVAGYADLYISIRLLAMPLLLANFAFSSFLRGLGDMRMQMFVTVAANLINAALSIVLVFGYFGLPRMGVAGLAIGSVLAAMCETAMYMKNYFSRANHDRFQTRTWLRPTLADIGQFMKIGLPIGLSWFFDILGWTFFTVFASTLSPVDLAAHTIVFQLLHLSFLPTAAVSVVATTLVGQYLGARRLDLAERAARRTLWVGVGYMAFAGMMMILFRRPLIGLFNPDVAVIAVGAKIAIVAGIFQPGDGLWMVISGVLRGGGDTRFPMIAILLSSLCVFVPAVYLLGSHYGILGAWLGALVHVFFFAVVISLRYRQGRWKKALV; from the coding sequence GTGGAACCGAACACCGCCACGCAAACGCCGGTCAAGGACAACGGTGTCGTCACGCCGCACTCGGGAAGCGTGCGCGAAGTGCTGCTGATGTCGGGTCCGCTGGTTGTCGCTTTTTTATCCTTTTCGCTGATGAGCATTGTCGACACGCTGATTATCGGGCGCGTCGGCACGTTACAGCAGGGCGCGGTCGGCCTGGGCGGCATGCTCGCATGGATGCTCGGCACGATCTTCACGGGCACGATGACGGTCATCAACACCCTGGTGGCGCAGGACCATGGCGCGGGCCGCTACGCGAATTTGCGACGCCACGTGCATGTGGGCTTACTTTTCATCGGACCCTTTGTCGCCCTCATCTGGCTGGTCGTGCCCTACATGCCGCAGTTGATTGAGTTGTTCGGTACCGACCCGGCCGTCGCCGGTTACGCGGATCTCTACATTTCCATCCGGTTGCTGGCGATGCCGCTGCTGCTGGCTAATTTCGCGTTTTCGAGCTTTTTGCGCGGGCTGGGAGACATGCGCATGCAGATGTTCGTCACGGTCGCGGCGAACCTCATCAACGCGGCGTTGTCGATCGTGCTCGTGTTCGGCTACTTCGGCCTGCCGCGAATGGGTGTGGCGGGCCTGGCGATCGGCAGCGTCCTGGCCGCGATGTGCGAAACCGCCATGTACATGAAGAACTACTTTAGCCGGGCGAACCACGATCGCTTCCAAACCCGCACGTGGCTGCGACCGACGCTCGCCGATATCGGGCAGTTTATGAAAATCGGCCTGCCGATCGGCCTGTCGTGGTTTTTCGACATCCTCGGCTGGACCTTTTTCACCGTGTTCGCCTCCACACTCTCGCCCGTGGACCTGGCGGCGCACACCATCGTGTTTCAACTCCTGCACCTGAGCTTCCTGCCGACCGCCGCGGTGTCCGTCGTGGCCACCACGCTCGTCGGGCAGTACCTCGGCGCCCGGCGTCTGGATCTCGCCGAACGCGCCGCGCGTCGGACGTTATGGGTGGGCGTCGGCTACATGGCGTTTGCCGGCATGATGATGATCCTGTTCCGCCGACCCTTGATCGGCCTGTTCAATCCCGATGTCGCCGTCATTGCTGTGGGCGCGAAAATCGCGATCGTCGCCGGTATCTTCCAGCCCGGCGACGGTTTGTGGATGGTCATCTCGGGCGTGTTGCGCGGCGGGGGCGACACGCGCTTTCCCATGATTGCGATTCTGCTCTCGAGTCTTTGTGTGTTCGTGCCGGCGGTGTATTTGCTCGGCTCCCACTACGGCATCCTCGGCGCGTGGTTGGGCGCGTTGGTTCACGTGTTCTTCTTCGCCGTCGTGATCAGCCTGCGCTACCGGCAAGGCCGTTGGAAAAAGGCGCTCGTCTGA